Genomic window (Erythrolamprus reginae isolate rEryReg1 chromosome 3, rEryReg1.hap1, whole genome shotgun sequence):
ATATACAAATAAAAGGTGTTCAtacctttttcttctccttacaCTTTTTCCTAGAGAGGATGCCATACCTCACATTTTCAGTGCCTCCATTATCAAACAGGTGAAGCTGACAGCTAAGCAAGATACTACGTTTAGAGGGACTAAGGCTTAAACTTGATCCTTTCAAGTcacatttccctttctttcctgcaGTCTGAAATGGCGCCTTAAAATGGAAAGGGTTATAAGGATCGTCCAAATTAAGGAAAGAATTCCACAATTTCAAATTTTCAGATTCGTCTACGCTCCCAGATTCCCATTCATCTTCCTCGCCAGAACTTTCACTCCAGGAGGAagattcctcctccaccacctcgcCTTCATCTGACTCTCTTGTAgacccttcctctcctcctcccacaTTCTCAGCAGTCTGCATAGGGGCTGTGAAATTCCACGGGTCGTATGGATCGGGGCGACAGAAAGAGTCCCACAGATCACGGTTTTCTCCATCTTGGCTTATTTCCGATTCCGAAAGGGATCCTTCACTGTCAAAGCCATCATCATCCTCGTcgaagtcttcctcctcctcctcctcctcgttgtTCTCGTCCTCGCTCTCATCTCCGCTGCAGGCGCCCCCCAGAATGTAATCGATTAGCTTGTTAGGACAGGCCGGCCTGGCTACCAACGGCAGCTCGGGTTGTACCTCGGAGCTAAGTTCCGCGGCCGCTTCCCTATACAGAGCCTGCGAGGCCTTCGCGGGATCGCGCTCTTCTTGGGCTTCCCCGCCGCGCTCCTTTGGGGCCGCCCAGCCCTCCCGCAGCTGCTCCTCGACTTCCAAACTGTGGTAGCCGCCATCGGTATCGGGCTCGTCGAGAACGGCTTGATGCGGCGGCCACGGGGCCGGCTGCAAAATCTCGGGGAACTTAGCTCGCAGAGGTCCGGCCACGGAGTCGGCGCCCCCCAGCACGTAGGAGGAAGAGACCACGCGCAGCTGGTGCTGGACGGCCAAAATGGGAGGCAGGCCGGCCGTCTCCCACAGCGGCACCGAAGAAGTCTCCGGCGCGGTGGCGGCGTGGACCTCGGAAGGCAGCCAGAATTGGGGACTGATCGGGCCGGGCAGGAGGCGCTGTAGCAGCTGTGACAAGAGCCGCAGCAGTGAAAACGGGGCGTCGGGCTGAGGGGACGATAAAGAGGGCGGGCAAGCCTTGAGGCGAGAGGCCGCCTGCTGCTCTCCTTCCCTCAGGGGCTCCATGGGTGGGTAAGGGGTGCTTTCTTACCTCAGCGCTTCCACCCGAGATGGCTCGGCCGCTTTTCTCGGCTTGTGACTGTTGAGGGATTTTTAAGCGAGAAGAGGCCTGTTCCCGAGCTGGGCCATGCCATCTTTTCCAGAGAATGGCGGCGACCCCTTTTATTCGGCTTTTCACGGCACGTTCCGCGAGAGGAAGAAAATGGCGGCGGTCGGAAAAGGGAAAGAGCAGTTTCGCGGGAGACCCCCTTTCAGGAAGGGAGCG
Coding sequences:
- the PPP1R15B gene encoding protein phosphatase 1 regulatory subunit 15B is translated as MEPLREGEQQAASRLKACPPSLSSPQPDAPFSLLRLLSQLLQRLLPGPISPQFWLPSEVHAATAPETSSVPLWETAGLPPILAVQHQLRVVSSSYVLGGADSVAGPLRAKFPEILQPAPWPPHQAVLDEPDTDGGYHSLEVEEQLREGWAAPKERGGEAQEERDPAKASQALYREAAAELSSEVQPELPLVARPACPNKLIDYILGGACSGDESEDENNEEEEEEEDFDEDDDGFDSEGSLSESEISQDGENRDLWDSFCRPDPYDPWNFTAPMQTAENVGGGEEGSTRESDEGEVVEEESSSWSESSGEEDEWESGSVDESENLKLWNSFLNLDDPYNPFHFKAPFQTAGKKGKCDLKGSSLSLSPSKRSILLSCQLHLFDNGGTENVRYGILSRKKCKEKKKVTFLEEVTEYYVSIEEDRKGPWEELARDGCRFHKRIQETEDAIGYCLTIEHRQRIRNRFQEMCYERPDIF